The Primulina huaijiensis isolate GDHJ02 chromosome 17, ASM1229523v2, whole genome shotgun sequence genome window below encodes:
- the LOC140963089 gene encoding uncharacterized protein, with the protein MAQELDDGEFWLPSEFLTDDDLLMDFQKKEGDDFSCGFGSSFGFHSDLSSPVYSVTGSTETESDEDDFISFLTQKMNYSTLNDSTKGWKVSDSPQSTLCGCKPVASPGSPKSVSQVSSPPRYGVAVSWGLLYEAAEKVSRLRMNEAAAACYQPKMTHPPLKPSPLTVSQFNRCQTSGFYPNHKTQEQLSYQKMQTIQFQQLKNEIWGHGQRVSQFQNGRRVGGVEETQGLSEAAWPTILQAQRQGQQMTSSGMRAVFLAENGAKKERTGTGVFLPRGYGTKSPDTNKKPAGSTVLLPDRVVHALNLNLGSIDASAQAKSRGVLFNADTGFKRKNSTKMAQLGRNLIPQPVGNQEFCLPQEWTY; encoded by the exons ATGGCGCAAGAATTGGATGACGGAGAGTTCTGGCTCCCTTCGGAGTTTCTGACTGATGATGACTTGCTGATGGACTTCCAGAAGAAGGAAGGTGATGATTTTTCTTGTGGGTTCGGGAGCTCCTTTGGGTTCCACTCAGATCTGAGCTCCCCCGTGTACTCGGTTACAGGTTCGACCGAAACCGAGAGCGACGAGGATGATTTTATCAGCTTTTTAACTCAGAAGATGAATTATTCTACTCTGAATGACTCAACGAAG GGATGGAAGGTTTCTGATTCACCACAATCAACTCTGTGTGGGTGTAAACCAGTTGCGAGTCCGGGCAGCCCAAAATCCGTTTCGCAGGTTTCTTCGCCTCCGCGTTACGGAGTTGCGGTGAGTTGGGGTTTACTATACGAGGCCGCGGAGAAGGTTTCGAGGCTGCGGATGAATGAAGCGGCGGCGGCGTGTTATCAACCGAAGATGACTCATCCGCCGCTGAAGCCTTCCCCTCTTACTGTTTCCCAATTCAATCGTTGCCAGACCTCTGGATTTTACCCTAATCATAAAACCCAAGAACAGTTATCGTACCAGAAAATGCAAACAATCCAG TTTCAGCAGCTGAAGAATGAAATTTGGGGACATGGGCAGAGGGTAAGCCAGTTTCAGAATGGGAGGAGAGTTGGAGGAGTTGAAGAAACTCAAGGATTATCAGAGGCAGCTTGGCCCACTATACTACAGGCTCAACGTCAAGGGCAGCAGATGACCAGTTCAGGAATGAGAGCAGTTTTCCTCGCCGAAAATGGAGCCAAAAAAGAGCGTACAGGCACCGGTGTTTTCTTGCCCAGAGGATATGGAACCAAATCTCCGGATACAAACAAGAAACCAG CAGGTTCCACAGTTTTGCTGCCAGATAGAGTGGTCCATGCCTTGAATCTGAATCTTGGATCCATCGACGCCTCGGCCCAGGCCAAGTCTAGAGGCGTTCTGTTCAATGCAGACACAGGTTTCAAGCGCAAAAATAGCACCAAGATGGCTCAACTGGGGAGAAATCTTATCCCACAGCCGGTCGGGAACCAAGAATTCTGTCTTCCCCAAGAGTGGACTTATTAA